TTTCACCTCGGCCGCCCTGGCCTGGGTGTCCGCCTTGACCTCCGCCGCCTTGTCGGTCGCGGCGGCCTTCATATCAGCGGCCTTGTCCTGCGCGGCCGCTTTCACGTCGCTGGCCTTGTCGCTGGCGGTACCGGCCACATCCTTCGCGGCGTCCCCGGCTTTCGCGGCGGCGCCCTGCACGGCGTCTTTCACGTCACCGGCCACTTCCCGGGCCTTGTCCGCCGCGGCGTGCGCGCCGCCAGCTGCGGCGTCCTTGACCTCGCCGGCCTTGTCGGCAATGACGGCGCCGGCATCCTTGGCGGCCTCCTTGGTCTTCTCCCAGCCTTTCGTGACGCTCTCGCCCACATCGTGCGCGGCGTCCTTGAGGCCCAGTTCGGCCAGTTTGGCGTCCAGGGCGCGGCGGTTCTGCTCACGGCTGAAGTAGTACGCTCCGGCGCCCACCAGGGCGCCCAGAGCGAGCAGGCGTTTCACGGGGAAATGACGGTCACTTTTCATGAGAGTCAGCCTACGCCCGGCTCATCTGTGCAGGATGAGCGGTGATTTACACGGCGTTCAGGGCCGATTTTCCACGCCGCTCCATCAGGACGTCAGCAGGCCAAGTCGCCGGGCCAGACCCTCGCCCAGAATCCACTCCTCGGGCTCTTCGTAGCCGTCCACGCGGAGCAGCACGCAGCCGCGTTCCAGGTAGAACGCTGTGATCTTCGCCCAGGCCGCCTCCTCGTCCGGGGCCTCCTCCTCGATGTCCTCCAGGGTGCCCCACACGTCCCCGTCCAGGTCGGCGCTGCGCAGCGCCTCGGCGTGCCCGCTCATGACCCAGGCGTCCACCACCTCGTCCTTCGCGTAGGTCTCTCCGTCCCGGCGCAGGTCCAGTCGGTCGTCGCGTTCGTACAGTCCGGCCAGGAAGGTTTCCCAGGTGTCGGCGGTCAGGGTGATCACGTTCGTCATCCCCGCAGTGTAGCCCCGCTTCCTGCGGCCCCCGGGCGTGAAGGAAGGGTGCAGGTACCCGGCTGGACCGCCCGAGCCGCGCGCCCCGTAGACTGACGCATGACCCAAGCCCATCCCGGCGCCGCCCCCCGCCGCCTGCTGCTGCTCGCGGCCCTGCTGCTGTTCCTGACCGCTCTGCTCGTCCCGGTCGCGCACGCCCAGTCCGGCGGCGGTTTCGGCGGACGCAGCTCAGGCAGTTCCGGGGGCTCCAGTTCAGGCGGGTACAGCGGAGGCAGCTCCTCCCGCGGTGGCAGTTACGGCGGTGGGTACGGGGGTGGGTACAGCGGCCCGATCATCATCAACAACGGCGGGTACGGCGGCGGCTACGGGTACAGCACGGGCGGCGGCGGCTTCGGTCTGGTCGGGCTGATCATCTTCGGGGTGGTGATCTTCGCGGTCGTGATGACCATGCGCCGCAGCCTGGGCGGCGGCGTCCGCGGCCTGGGCAGCGTCAGTGGCACGGCGCAGGCGGTCAGCGTGCAACTGCTGCTCGCCGAGGGCGACGAGGTCAAGCGCGCCCTGCAACGCGTCGCGCAGACCGGCGACCCCGACACCAACGAGGGCCTAGCCCGCATGCTGCAGGAGGCCGCGCTGGTCGCGCTGCGCCACCCGGACCGCTGGGTGTACGGCACCGTGCAGCGCGCCCAGGGCTCGGCCAGCACCGCCGACAGTCAGGTGGGCGCCTGGGCCACCGAGGCCCGCGCCGCGTTCACCGAGCAGACCACCAGCAACTACCAGAACAGGGACCCGCAGAGCGGCTACCAGCACCGGGACGATTACACCTTCAGGGCGGACCCTGGTGACCAGTACCTCGCCGTGACGATCATGGTCGCCGCGCACGCCCTGGCGGCCCTGCCGCCCGCCGGGGTGACCACCACGCAGGAGGCCCGCGCGGCCCTGAATGCCATCAGCAGCGTCGCGCCCGGCGACCTGATCCGCGCGGACGTCGTCTGGAGCCCCGACGCGCCCGGCGAATTCCTCTCGGAGGACGAGGCCATCCAGAAGTACCCCACCCTGACCCGCCTGTAGATCCGGTGGGATTGCGACCCCCGGCGCAGTGGCAGTCCGGGGGTCGTGCCTATGCTGGAGGCCTGATGGCCCGCCGCCAGCCCGAGTCCACGTGGCCCCCGCCGCCGCAGCCCACCCCCGCGTGCGCGCTGTGTGACCGTGAGGTGCCGCAGCTGACCGAACACCACCTGCTGCCCCGCTCGCAGGGCCGCCGTCAGGGCCTGCGGGTGACGGACCTGCCCACCACCCTCCTGTGCGGGTCCTGCCACAAGTTTCTGCACCGCACGTTCACGAACGCGCAGCTGGCCCGCGAGTACAGCGACCTGGATACGCTGCGCGCCCATGATGACGTGCAGCGGTTCGTGTCCTGGATTCGCAGGCAGCCGGCCACGAAAGCCGTGCGGGTCCGCTGACCGGGCTGGACTCGTTTCCGTGCCGGACGGGCTGACAGACCGGTCCGGTCACGCGCTGAGGTTTACTTCAGGGTCGCGACGAAGGCGGAGACGGCCTGCATGTCCGCGTCGGACAGCGGCTTGACGGCAATCCGCATGGCGTCCGGGTACGCGATGCCCACGGGCGGCATGGAGTGGTACTCCTTCAGGGTGGCCAGGACGCTGGCGGCGCTGCGGCCCGCAATGGCTGGAATGCCCACGGCATCTGCGCCGCTGCCGTCCTCACCGTGGCAAACCGCGCAGGCCAGCAGGTCGCGGGCGGGGTTGCCTTCCAGGTACAGCGCCTTCCCGTCCGGCGTGGCGGTCGCGGACGGTGCCGTGGTGGGGGGCGTGGCCGGTGGTGTGGCTGGCGCGGCCGGGGCGGCGGCGGTCCCGGCGAAGAACGCGGCGATGTCCACGATGTCCTGATCACTCAGGCGCGAGGCGACGCCCTGCATGGTGCCGTTGCGGCGCGTGCCGCTGCGGAAGGCCACCAGGGCGTTCTGAATCTGCGCGGCGGGTTCGCCCTTCAGGACGGGGGCGCGGCCCGTGGGGCCGTGGCAGCTGCCGCAGCTGCCCGACAGGCTTTCGCCGTGGGCAGGGTCGGCCGGTCCGGCACGCAGGGTGGGGGCGGGCGAGGTGGAGGCCGGGGAGCTCTGCGCCAGAGCGGCGGCTCCAGCCAGCAGGGGCGCGGCGATCAGCAGGGTGACGGGCAGGGCGGGTCGGTTCATGAGGTCCTCCACGGTGTGGCGCGACAGCGCGGCGAAAGGATGTGACAACGACTATCCGGGGAGAAAGATGGGGCA
The Deinococcus sedimenti DNA segment above includes these coding regions:
- a CDS encoding HNH endonuclease; the encoded protein is MARRQPESTWPPPPQPTPACALCDREVPQLTEHHLLPRSQGRRQGLRVTDLPTTLLCGSCHKFLHRTFTNAQLAREYSDLDTLRAHDDVQRFVSWIRRQPATKAVRVR
- a CDS encoding DUF1517 domain-containing protein translates to MTQAHPGAAPRRLLLLAALLLFLTALLVPVAHAQSGGGFGGRSSGSSGGSSSGGYSGGSSSRGGSYGGGYGGGYSGPIIINNGGYGGGYGYSTGGGGFGLVGLIIFGVVIFAVVMTMRRSLGGGVRGLGSVSGTAQAVSVQLLLAEGDEVKRALQRVAQTGDPDTNEGLARMLQEAALVALRHPDRWVYGTVQRAQGSASTADSQVGAWATEARAAFTEQTTSNYQNRDPQSGYQHRDDYTFRADPGDQYLAVTIMVAAHALAALPPAGVTTTQEARAALNAISSVAPGDLIRADVVWSPDAPGEFLSEDEAIQKYPTLTRL
- a CDS encoding desiccation-associated late embryogenesis abundant protein gives rise to the protein MKSDRHFPVKRLLALGALVGAGAYYFSREQNRRALDAKLAELGLKDAAHDVGESVTKGWEKTKEAAKDAGAVIADKAGEVKDAAAGGAHAAADKAREVAGDVKDAVQGAAAKAGDAAKDVAGTASDKASDVKAAAQDKAADMKAAATDKAAEVKADTQARAAEVKADTQKVVNDVKGAARDAKNP
- a CDS encoding c-type cytochrome — encoded protein: MNRPALPVTLLIAAPLLAGAAALAQSSPASTSPAPTLRAGPADPAHGESLSGSCGSCHGPTGRAPVLKGEPAAQIQNALVAFRSGTRRNGTMQGVASRLSDQDIVDIAAFFAGTAAAPAAPATPPATPPTTAPSATATPDGKALYLEGNPARDLLACAVCHGEDGSGADAVGIPAIAGRSAASVLATLKEYHSMPPVGIAYPDAMRIAVKPLSDADMQAVSAFVATLK